The sequence below is a genomic window from Brettanomyces bruxellensis chromosome 9, complete sequence.
TTCAGTTGCTGTTGATTATCCGTATATTTTAGCAACATTTCCTGGAGGGTTCATTGCTGTTCATTCATTGCATAATCAGAAGCTTGTTCAAACTATTAGATTTGATGGGAATATATCATTAAAAGTTAAATCTGTTTGCAGGAATTTCGAAATTAAAGATCGGAATTTGGTAAAGGCGTTAACGAGGCATTCAATAAAAACGCAAATAACCCctgaagaaattgaaaaaactGCTATAGAGTCGGATCGGGCGGAAAGTAATCTTAGCAGAAGTTCTTGTTTGCTGTATGATATTCACGGGCATTTTGTAAAAGTGTTTCAAAGATTACCGAGGCCCTTCAGATGGATCGGATTATATTCCGATGCAACTGAAGTATCATTTGACCAGGTGTTTGAGGAGTTAATGGATGAATTGAAGGAAGCTACAAATGGAAATCATTCGACAGAGTGGCAATTCCTCGTTACTTTATTAGTTTTATTCACCATGAAGTTCCATAAGTTTGATGATACCTTTAACCTATTGATaaacaatattaaatatgtTGATCCCAGattaattatttatattcatGCTGGGAAGAATtataaacaaatatttgGTTCTATTTGGGTCTCTGATGGACTGTTagaatttgttgatgatttaaGAAATCAGTATACTTCGTTAACAGAGCAAGATAATTCAAGGGAATTTATTCGTTTATATGCCAATACGTGTCTAGCTTCTAAGGAAAGCTTTGAGAAAGTGGAAATCAAAGCAATAGCGAAGAcaattgaaatatatcttttgaatataGGTTTGGATCAAAAAGAGGATTTAAATTCTGTGCTCATGTCAATACATTATAGTTCCACGGAGGTAATTGAGactcttttatttaaaaagAGTTATTACTATTTGTCGAGATTTTATGCATACCAAGAGAACTTTCAGCAATGTTTGTATTATTGGAAAGGACTCATTACAGGTGATTTTTATGATGAGAATTATATGAAACACTATAAGAGTTTAGATGAGTCTTTAACCTCTTTGGTTGAATATATGCTCCAAAATTGTTCACAAAAGGAGACTGTGGTTGAGACGTATACTAATTGGTTGTTAGGGCAATTTCCCGCTTTTGGatttaaaattttgatTGATAAAAGAGTGGACAACGTTGAATTTAATGAAGTCAATGTTCTTCATTTGTTAGAATCTAAGCATTCGGATCTCATGATTCAATATCTAGAATATATTGTGAATCAGAAAAACAAGCGGCAATTTATTGGAGATCTCACCCTAGCTATTTGGTCGGAGATGTTGCACTTGcttgataataataaagtCATAGATGAACTAACAGCGATGGTATCCTCATATATGGCACTCTCAATTCCTAAAATAACgttttccaaattttggAACttaagaaaggaaaagtctGTACAATCTGAGTTTGTTATTCTTCACGataaattatatttctatCTCTCTTTCATTACTCAGGCTACAGTCTCCATACTGAATAGAGTTCTTGTTCTTAATGTTTGTGAGCGGGACATCAGAGAtcagaaaattgaaaatatccTCCCTTTGATATGCTTAATGATACAGTTTAAAGGTAATCAGGATGAGGCCGTTGTCGATATTTTATGTGAAATAGAGGATTACAATGCCGCGGATATTTATGCTTCAACTGGTGAATTACCTTATCTCTCTGATGAGacaaaaatacaaaaatgtGAGCCGTGCTGGGTGGAGAAGCACGAAAAATCGCAAAagcttcttctcattttaTTCGACAGATATCTTCACTTAAAGAACCCTCAACTTATAGATTCATTCTTAAGTCATCATAgcctttttgaaaatgatataaAAGGCACTCCTGATGATATATTCACAGTATTAGACAAATTTAGTGGAATCCTTCGTAGAATCCCTGATGACTTTCCTCTCATGGAAGTACAAAATTTTATATCGCGCAGTCTTTTAAAATTCCAGGAGTACAATAATAGTCTTTTAATTTCAAAGGTCTTGGTCAGATCAGATGATACAATagcaaagaaaatcaagaaaagttTATAGGAAGATAATAGCTTCCCCATTCTGACTAATGTGAACACCTTAATTATTGGGGTACTCAAATTTCCTTAGAAAGCATATGAATATAATTTTATAAAGATAAAGGCAAAAGTTTCGAGCAGGAGTATAGTAAAAGTATATGCATTCCAAGATTAATTTCTATGCGATCCACATTATAGGAGGAAATGGCGATGATTGCATTATCCATGCTAAACTTAAATGGCTTAAATAGTATTAATTTTAATACTGGTAATCTTCGTGTATGATCATCTAAAAGTCTTGTTTGCTTGTAATCTTGCGTCTTTGATCTTCAATAAAGTTAGCGTGAAAATAAATCGAACTTAATTCAGATGGTATTTATCCACGAATCCACCACTTTcgagcgaaaaaaaaaattatccgtcaagaagaaaaaaaaaaaaaattaaagttgATATTAGTCGATGCGAGGTTCGAACTCGCGACCTTCCCCGTGTGAAGGAGACGTCGTAACCACTAGACCAAACGACTAAttcgaaaaaaagatgttcaatcttttttttagattAAACTATTGCTTAAACGAGGTTTaattcttatttattttttgattttaaaCGTTGTGTATTACGAGATATCAAATTCTTATTATCACAGAGCAACGAAGTTTTAAATATAAGGTATGTCGTTGTTATAGCATCCATTTCAGAGTTAAaagagaccttatgagtttgtcagagtatatatgtcagagtatataaattccgtgtgacatttgtatctgcttaattgctcacatatctctgtgccgtagcactaccgagcgcgcagatgcccaaggttatgaacgggattggccatttagttcggatatagaaaagacttctgttgcatagaatgacccccataacaaaatagggtccttacgaacacgtttgtaatccagcgagaacccgaaggttactcttggtttcagctgaaggatcacttcaagatggatttccttatatgaatatgtattgcaaattacacaataaagtcgtcctctcttctaagagacacatagtatataaggaaaaagtagtacatacatataagagatatttttccgcagaagtggaataggtcattctcagtcgaaagtagattagggagaaatttatttcacagaaaaaatttccccgcgaattatttcttatatctgtctgaacattaatttgatccacatattataaatcaaatatcaGTTGAACatttatgcgttattaacatataaaacattattataactcataggttccgacagagttactcccgggctttagctatcaaactccctctttaatagaactaataaaaacctagcagtcggggagattcagacaattgtaaggtcggttacctaagtggatggatataaatgcaccaagtggtctgtgtgataatgttaatgcctttaacattctaacaattgtgtatgtgtgtcggacatatgagaatattacctagtattaggcaatctattattatatgccattagatttatttgttttgagatctgaacttattctaaaataacgaagatttagaataatatctaatagagacaatcctggataaaatgcactaactgtgtatgttagggaatcagcagaaaaataattatgggcgatcataattctgtttctgagaattaaatctttttttttatattatgtatgactacctcactttattctcctttttatttttactttactttatctctttttatataacttgtttcttctacgaagggacgagacccgatagtctattttgcaatacaagtagttcgactccactttgatggtaacagagtaaaggaagtaaattcattttcttctatggtgacacatacacaattgttagaatgttaaaggcattaacattatcacacagaccacttggtacatttatatccatccacttaggtaaccgaccttacaattgtctgaatctccccgactgctaggttcttattagttctattaaagaaggagtttgatagctaaagcccgggagtaactcataaggtctctcttaactccgacaatgtgtcaccatagaagaaaatgaatttacttcctttactttTAGCTCTTTGTCAGTAATAGGCCAGTTTAGCCCGAACTTACTCAACTTAGAAGAACGGTAGGCAACTGGGTACCAGATAGAATCGCGCAGTTGCCAAAGCGCAGCACCAACAGCAGTGTTACTAGCATCTGTTGTGATCTTAGTAGGAAGGCCGCTTTGAAAAGGATGAAGAGTCATAAATTTTAATTCAATGTCCTGGAGTTCTTCGAAGGCATACTGACATTCGGGGGTCCAACGGAAACGTGCGTCCTTTTTGAGGAGCGGTGTGAGCGGAATGGATATCAAGCTGAGGTTGGGCACAAACGCCGAAATATAAGCTAAATGGCCAAGGAAGCTCTGGACGTCTTTCTTCGATTGGGGTCGAGGGATTGACCGAATCGTCTTCAAAGTAGAGTCGGACGGTGTAATTTCAATACCGTGGTCAGTTGTGAGGAACTGATGACCTACACAAGTGACAGacttttggaaaagatgacACTTATCAGGGttaagatgaagaagattttgagagagaaggaaaaaaaattgtgagaGATGTCTCTCGTGTTGCTCTATAGtcgaaataaaaatgagtATGTCGTCAAGATAACTGCGAGTGAAAGATGAACAGGGCGCCAAGAGAGATGTAAGGAATCgacaaaaaatttcaaggGCATTACTTAGGCGGAAAGGGAACACTTGCCAACAGTAGTATCCATGTGGGGTCTTGAAAGTAGTGAGTGACTGAGTCGAAGGATCCAaacgaagatgatgataagcTTGGTGAAGATCAAGCGTAGAGAAGATAGAACCGGTGATCTCACGAGATAAAGTCTGAAAACTGTCAATTGAGGCAGGGAGGGAAACGGTAATTGAGTTAAGTTAACGATAATCAAGAACCATACGTGGCTTTGCACCATGCCTAGTGATGAAGGGAACAGAATATAATAAGGTGGGAGAAACGGAAACTATGAAGTCAACAGTGAGTAACTTGTTAACATCTTCGCGCATAAACGCTGTGTCTTGTGCAGAAAGTGATCTGGTGGGCCTAGAGTGCCAGTGTGACTTGTCCGGGTAGAACCTCCATGTAATAATTTActtaattggtttaagtgtgtgacgccgattactttatgatgtttttgttataactagtattgagtgtttttaaggctaaagaaaggaaaagtataaaagtaaaaagaactaagtaagaaggtaaaatgGGGGAATGCACATgtttaaatacctttgatccttatgagcgaggttttcttgggcataaacaaggcagggcAGGTTtatgtagacgcgactCTCGACGCATCTATTACATGAAGTTTTATTTCCCATACAAAGTATATTACCAACGGTtataaagaaagcaaagcTTTGCACGCTTTTATTATACTGAAGGATGGAGTACGTAGAAGCTCATTTACATTGTAGATAAGAGCCAAATAAAGCAAACCCCTATTTGTGATTAAGcaatttaaaatatatgcaattttttcaaaggaaCATTGCTAAATACTgaatataaaaattgaggaaacaaattaattaaaattaaaccGATTGACGACATTAAGAAGGTAGTTAGTCCacatattttcaagaagaaaagcactGTTTACAAATCAATATCATGcaaatcattttcaagattACATACCTTTTTGTCCTATAagtaatgataaaaaaatccCTTGACCTCTGTGTGCCACACGATGtgtattctttttaaaTCAGAATAAATCCTTTTTATGGCAACATAAAATCATGGAAGATCTTGTTAACATAATAAAGTCAACTTAGATTACTAATCAAAAAACTTATCAAAATGATTTCGTGTTGTTACATggaatcttcaaaaaaaaacattgGCTTAATGTTATATAgtaaaaagtaaagaaaatgtaCCATGTAATCTAGTGTATGTGGAAGCCAAGGAAGGCCATATGATTCTCGAAGTGCTCCCATATTACCTACAGcaa
It includes:
- a CDS encoding uncharacterized protein (BUSCO:EOG09263OZR), producing MDSGNDAKENGDKTIKESKETQSQSIIKNQNDVTGDKLKLENSGRGNFSGQSNRIVLIDDDQVGDNSKDLSKEKSCSQIEELNIEDHDRLPSTNSSQKIKGKDADVDVIVKDDSDFTENDATFEHTSGSPKGNPHAVSISRGPYKLADLISNIKVQSADIQKSADTFITCVEAWDSNFYVGTSAGELIHMYKVGDCNGAESEADSQEKCGYIQLSRQKCADGKIRPIRKIILLSEIGKMLVLCGSTVSAYTLPELSPDSIGKVGGVSDITVDWDQVILDSKGRNYITKIDHIAGDVFVKVTLLTSKYIRLIRIFNDSIRLYKDVNYPDSIVGIQKSASTIVASPTNYDLVDMDHSQKVQLFSTSTPSDDEQTEDDPGYNHMTPIILPVGKDEFLLVCGGHTANDPAAGVIVNSSGDVTRGTITWMSYPTSVAVDYPYILATFPGGFIAVHSLHNQKLVQTIRFDGNISLKVKSVCRNFEIKDRNLVKALTRHSIKTQITPEEIEKTAIESDRAESNLSRSSCLLYDIHGHFVKVFQRLPRPFRWIGLYSDATEVSFDQVFEELMDELKEATNGNHSTEWQFLVTLLVLFTMKFHKFDDTFNLLINNIKYVDPRLIIYIHAGKNYKQIFGSIWVSDGLLEFVDDLRNQYTSLTEQDNSREFIRLYANTCLASKESFEKVEIKAIAKTIEIYLLNIGLDQKEDLNSVLMSIHYSSTEVIETLLFKKSYYYLSRFYAYQENFQQCLYYWKGLITGDFYDENYMKHYKSLDESLTSLVEYMLQNCSQKETVVETYTNWLLGQFPAFGFKILIDKRVDNVEFNEVNVLHLLESKHSDLMIQYLEYIVNQKNKRQFIGDLTLAIWSEMLHLLDNNKVIDELTAMVSSYMALSIPKITFSKFWNLRKEKSVQSEFVILHDKLYFYLSFITQATVSILNRVLVLNVCERDIRDQKIENILPLICLMIQFKGNQDEAVVDILCEIEDYNAADIYASTGELPYLSDETKIQKCEPCWVEKHEKSQKLLLILFDRYLHLKNPQLIDSFLSHHSLFENDIKGTPDDIFTVLDKFSGILRRIPDDFPLMEVQNFISRSLLKFQEYNNSLLISKVLVRSDDTIAKKIKKSL